A single genomic interval of Methylocystis sp. IM3 harbors:
- the cysW gene encoding sulfate ABC transporter permease subunit CysW → MSELAVVPPHARARAKARSVAQDAPVARLAVIAISVIFLLLFLFAPLAVVFTEALSKGYGAFLDTFSEPDAVAAVKLTLFVAALVVPANLLFGLAAAWSISKFAFPGKSLLITLIDLPFSVSPVVSGLIYVLVFGAQGLFGKWLAAHGVQIIFATPGIVLVTIFVTFPFVARELIPLMQEQGTVEEEAALTLGASGLRTFLTVTLSNVKWGLLYGVLLCNARAMGEFGAVSVVSGHIRGLTNTIPLQVEIFYNEYNNVAAFALSVLLAGLALVTLGLKTFLEWRHADALAARGRRH, encoded by the coding sequence ATGTCTGAGCTGGCTGTTGTCCCTCCTCACGCGCGCGCCAGGGCGAAGGCGCGGTCCGTGGCGCAGGACGCGCCCGTCGCGCGTCTCGCCGTCATTGCGATTTCCGTGATTTTCCTGCTCCTCTTCCTCTTCGCGCCCCTCGCGGTGGTTTTCACCGAGGCGCTGAGCAAGGGCTATGGCGCCTTTCTCGACACGTTCAGCGAACCCGACGCCGTCGCCGCCGTGAAGCTCACCCTCTTCGTCGCCGCCCTCGTCGTGCCAGCTAATCTGCTTTTCGGCCTCGCGGCGGCCTGGTCGATCTCCAAGTTCGCGTTCCCCGGAAAGAGCCTTCTCATCACGCTCATCGATCTGCCCTTCTCGGTGTCGCCGGTGGTGTCGGGCCTGATCTATGTCCTCGTTTTCGGCGCGCAGGGCCTGTTCGGCAAATGGCTCGCGGCGCACGGCGTGCAGATCATCTTCGCGACGCCCGGCATCGTGCTCGTCACGATTTTCGTGACCTTCCCCTTCGTCGCGCGCGAGCTGATCCCTTTGATGCAGGAGCAGGGAACGGTCGAGGAGGAAGCGGCGCTGACGCTCGGCGCCTCCGGTCTGCGGACCTTTCTGACGGTGACGCTCTCCAACGTCAAATGGGGCCTGCTTTACGGCGTGCTTTTGTGCAACGCGCGCGCCATGGGCGAATTCGGCGCGGTCTCGGTCGTCTCCGGCCACATCCGCGGCCTCACCAATACGATCCCTCTGCAAGTCGAGATTTTTTACAATGAGTACAACAATGTCGCCGCTTTCGCTCTCTCGGTCCTTCTGGCGGGTCTTGCGCTGGTCACCCTCGGCCTCAAGACCTTCCTCGAATGGCGTCACGCTGACGCGCTCGCCGCACGCGGCAGGCGCCACTGA
- a CDS encoding sulfate ABC transporter substrate-binding protein: protein MIEPRGKLGSLLRVVAVAGVGVGLLGAPSASVGQTLLNVSYDPTRELYKQINPAFAADWKAKTGEAAEIQVSHGGSGAQARAVIDGLAADVVTLALAADIDAIAGKTGKIPADWQKRLPNNSAPYASTIVFLVRKGNPKGIKDWDDLAKPGVAVVTPNPKTSGGARWNFLAAYGHALKKFNGDEAKAREFVKAIYKNAPVLDTGARGSTITFAQRGIGDVLVSWENEAFLALKEFGADKFEIVAPKLSILAEPPVAIVDANAEAKGSRKLAAAYLDFLYAPEAQAIIAKNFYRPAHPEFAAKEDLKKLPKIEFITVDKSFGGWASAQKKFFADGGVFDDIQKQEPAK, encoded by the coding sequence ATGATAGAGCCTAGGGGGAAGCTCGGTTCGCTTCTTCGAGTCGTGGCCGTCGCCGGCGTCGGCGTCGGCCTCCTCGGGGCGCCGTCGGCGTCGGTCGGGCAGACGCTTCTCAATGTGTCCTATGATCCGACGCGCGAACTCTACAAACAGATCAATCCGGCCTTCGCCGCCGACTGGAAGGCCAAGACTGGCGAGGCCGCCGAAATCCAGGTCTCGCACGGCGGCTCGGGCGCGCAGGCGCGCGCTGTGATCGACGGCCTCGCCGCCGACGTCGTCACGCTGGCGCTCGCCGCCGACATCGACGCCATCGCAGGAAAGACCGGAAAGATCCCCGCCGACTGGCAGAAGCGCCTTCCAAATAATTCGGCGCCCTACGCGTCGACGATCGTCTTCCTGGTGCGCAAGGGCAATCCGAAAGGGATCAAGGACTGGGACGATCTCGCCAAGCCGGGCGTCGCGGTGGTGACGCCCAATCCGAAAACGTCGGGCGGGGCGCGCTGGAATTTCCTCGCCGCCTACGGCCATGCGCTTAAGAAATTCAATGGCGACGAGGCGAAGGCCCGTGAGTTCGTCAAGGCGATTTACAAAAATGCGCCGGTTCTCGACACGGGCGCGCGCGGCTCGACCATCACCTTCGCGCAGCGCGGCATCGGCGACGTGCTCGTTTCCTGGGAAAACGAGGCGTTTCTCGCCTTGAAGGAATTCGGAGCTGACAAATTCGAGATCGTCGCCCCGAAGCTCTCGATCCTCGCCGAGCCGCCGGTCGCCATCGTCGACGCGAATGCGGAGGCCAAGGGGAGCAGGAAGCTCGCGGCGGCCTATCTCGATTTCCTCTACGCGCCGGAAGCCCAGGCGATCATCGCGAAAAACTTCTATCGCCCGGCGCATCCCGAATTTGCCGCCAAGGAAGATCTCAAGAAGCTTCCGAAGATCGAGTTCATCACTGTCGACAAGAGCTTCGGCGGTTGGGCGTCGGCTCAAAAGAAGTTCTTCGCCGACGGCGGCGTCTTCGACGATATTCAGAAACAAGAGCCCGCGAAGTGA
- a CDS encoding glutathione S-transferase family protein has product MPLLYHYPLCPHSRFVRLILGEYGLAAELIEERAFDRRPEFLALDPAGRTPVLVDDDGTIVPGGVIAEYLDETYGEARGPHRLLPTEKLARIETRRLVDWFNVKFFEEVTGWLVTEKVYKRFSPQGGAPDMDLVRVARANIRHHMRYIGYLTSHRNWLAGDRLSYADFAAAAHLSCADYLGDAPWEEDEAAKHWYQRIKSRPAFRPLLADRAPGMAPGPFYALMDF; this is encoded by the coding sequence ATGCCCCTTCTTTATCACTACCCGCTCTGCCCGCATTCCCGCTTCGTCCGGCTGATCCTCGGCGAGTACGGCCTCGCCGCTGAACTGATCGAGGAACGCGCTTTCGATCGGCGGCCGGAATTCCTCGCCCTCGATCCGGCCGGCCGCACGCCCGTCCTTGTGGACGACGACGGCACGATCGTCCCCGGCGGCGTGATCGCCGAATATCTCGACGAGACCTATGGGGAGGCGCGCGGCCCGCATCGGCTGCTGCCGACCGAGAAGCTCGCCCGCATCGAGACGAGGCGCCTCGTCGACTGGTTCAACGTCAAATTTTTCGAGGAAGTGACGGGCTGGCTCGTCACGGAGAAGGTCTACAAGCGGTTCTCGCCGCAGGGCGGCGCGCCCGACATGGACCTGGTGCGCGTGGCGCGCGCCAACATCCGCCACCACATGCGCTACATCGGCTATCTCACGAGCCATCGGAACTGGCTAGCGGGGGACCGCCTCTCCTACGCCGATTTCGCCGCCGCCGCGCATCTTTCCTGCGCCGATTATCTCGGCGACGCGCCCTGGGAGGAGGACGAGGCCGCAAAGCACTGGTATCAGCGCATCAAGTCGCGCCCGGCCTTCCGCCCGCTGCTCGCCGACCGCGCGCCGGGCATGGCGCCCGGCCCCTTCTACGCGCTGATGGATTTCTAG
- a CDS encoding WD40 repeat domain-containing protein — protein sequence MAEYPSLTSAVEPLSLGQPVVAGAWLGDTPAFALADGAIRLGEAEENRLATAHPDAAILVATSDGRRLITGGDDGRVVATTAAGESETLADEKGKWIDAVATHEGAVAWSAGRNVRARSAKGEVKSLDLPSTCRGLAFLPKGYRLAAAHYNGATLWFPNAGKPELLTWSGSHLDATISPDGRFLITSMQENTLHGWRLADAKHMRMAGYPGKTRSLSWSFDGKWLATSGADACIIWPFTGKDGPMGQAPRECGVRANVPVTRVAFHPGALVVAIGFDDGLVMLARITDGSEILIRKPAEESKNARISALAWDAKGARLLFGAENGEAGLLTLPKG from the coding sequence TTGGCCGAATATCCTTCGCTGACTTCCGCGGTCGAGCCGCTTTCGCTCGGCCAGCCGGTCGTCGCCGGCGCCTGGCTCGGCGACACGCCCGCCTTCGCGCTCGCCGACGGCGCCATTCGTCTCGGCGAGGCCGAGGAGAACCGCCTCGCGACGGCGCACCCGGACGCCGCGATCCTGGTCGCGACGAGCGACGGGCGCCGCCTGATCACCGGCGGCGACGACGGGCGCGTCGTCGCCACCACTGCGGCGGGGGAGAGTGAGACGCTCGCCGACGAAAAGGGCAAATGGATCGACGCGGTCGCGACCCATGAGGGCGCCGTGGCCTGGTCGGCGGGGCGCAACGTCCGCGCCCGCTCGGCCAAGGGCGAGGTCAAGTCGCTCGACCTGCCCTCGACCTGCCGGGGCCTCGCCTTCCTTCCCAAGGGCTACCGCCTCGCCGCCGCCCATTACAATGGCGCGACGCTGTGGTTCCCCAACGCCGGCAAGCCCGAGCTCCTGACCTGGAGCGGCTCGCATCTCGACGCGACGATCTCGCCGGACGGCCGCTTCCTCATCACCTCCATGCAGGAGAACACGCTGCACGGCTGGCGCCTCGCCGACGCCAAGCACATGCGCATGGCCGGCTATCCGGGCAAGACGCGCAGCCTGTCCTGGTCCTTCGACGGCAAATGGCTCGCGACCTCGGGGGCCGACGCCTGCATCATCTGGCCCTTCACGGGCAAGGACGGGCCGATGGGACAGGCCCCGCGCGAGTGCGGGGTGCGCGCCAATGTGCCGGTCACGCGCGTCGCCTTCCACCCCGGCGCGCTGGTCGTCGCCATCGGCTTCGACGACGGGCTCGTGATGCTTGCCCGAATCACCGACGGGTCGGAAATTCTCATCCGCAAACCTGCGGAGGAGTCGAAAAACGCCCGCATCAGCGCCCTCGCCTGGGACGCCAAGGGCGCGCGGCTGCTCTTTGGGGCGGAAAATGGCGAGGCCGGCCTGCTCACCCTGCCCAAAGGGTAA
- a CDS encoding SIMPL domain-containing protein: protein MIRIILAISLLLVGQAHADSLKDSVPNVAVVGEASEDVAPDRAILRFGVVTDRPTAAAAAADNAATMTAILSDLRTMGVADADIQTQGVSLAPVYTDERDAKGKPRPGPTYRASNMLTVFVKPAEKASDIVGRVIDKGANSLEGVDYDHSNLDEKRDELRAKAVKDAERRARIYTEAAGLRLGRVIEIRPLPDEPMGRPYEARVAAAPAASSVPLRPGMQQVRERVSIIWGLGR, encoded by the coding sequence ATGATTCGCATCATTCTCGCAATTTCGCTGCTCCTTGTCGGACAGGCTCACGCTGACTCCCTTAAGGATTCGGTCCCCAATGTGGCGGTCGTCGGCGAGGCGTCGGAGGATGTCGCGCCCGATCGGGCGATCCTTCGCTTCGGCGTCGTGACCGACCGGCCGACCGCCGCCGCCGCGGCCGCCGACAACGCCGCCACAATGACCGCCATTCTTTCCGACCTCAGGACCATGGGCGTCGCCGACGCGGATATTCAGACGCAGGGCGTCTCCCTCGCGCCGGTTTACACGGACGAGCGCGACGCCAAGGGCAAGCCGCGGCCGGGGCCCACCTACCGCGCGAGCAATATGCTCACGGTCTTCGTCAAGCCGGCGGAAAAGGCGAGCGACATCGTCGGCCGCGTGATCGACAAGGGGGCCAACAGTCTCGAGGGCGTGGATTACGACCATTCCAACCTCGACGAGAAGCGCGACGAGCTGCGCGCGAAGGCCGTGAAGGACGCCGAGCGGCGGGCCCGCATTTACACCGAGGCCGCGGGCTTGCGCCTCGGCCGCGTCATCGAGATCCGTCCCCTCCCAGACGAGCCGATGGGGCGGCCCTATGAAGCGCGGGTCGCCGCCGCGCCCGCCGCGTCTTCCGTTCCCCTCCGGCCCGGCATGCAGCAGGTGCGCGAGCGGGTCTCGATCATCTGGGGGCTCGGACGCTGA
- a CDS encoding DUF1488 family protein, with product MPLEHIESEVIRDDSGFSFSMRVAGTQQTVRVFVADEALEGDFGVPEEEDELRAQFDADRPELESVASEKYSLGRVAADGVIAITLADVMKFIE from the coding sequence ATGCCGCTTGAGCACATCGAGTCAGAAGTGATCCGTGACGACAGCGGCTTCTCGTTTTCCATGCGGGTTGCGGGAACGCAGCAGACCGTGCGCGTCTTTGTCGCTGACGAAGCGCTCGAAGGAGATTTCGGCGTTCCCGAGGAGGAGGATGAGCTGCGCGCGCAGTTCGATGCGGATCGTCCTGAGCTCGAATCCGTCGCGAGCGAGAAATACAGCCTTGGACGCGTGGCCGCGGACGGCGTCATCGCCATCACCCTCGCAGACGTCATGAAATTCATCGAATAG
- the tam gene encoding trans-aconitate 2-methyltransferase: protein MTAAATIRGETRRAAQDWNSDLYLKFEEERTRAARDLLARIPYCETRRIFDLGCGPGNSTELLARNFPGAEIVGVDKSDNMLAVARARVPAARFLKEDIALWRPPASADVIFANATLHFLPDHRRLITRLVDSLAPGGRLAVQMPDNTYEPSHAAMRMVAADGPWADRLVPVAKSLTVIGHAEEYYDLLAPLCRFIDIWKTVYVHPLEGPDDVVQWFEGSGLRPFLDLLSPQESADFLAQYRERLAQAYPRQPNGKVLLRYPRLFFVLQK from the coding sequence TTGACCGCCGCCGCAACGATACGCGGGGAAACCCGCCGCGCCGCGCAGGACTGGAACTCCGACCTCTATTTGAAATTCGAGGAAGAGCGCACGCGCGCCGCGCGCGATCTTCTCGCCCGCATTCCCTATTGTGAAACGCGACGCATTTTCGATCTCGGCTGCGGGCCCGGCAACAGCACGGAGCTTCTCGCCCGGAATTTTCCGGGGGCCGAAATCGTCGGCGTCGACAAGTCGGACAATATGCTCGCCGTCGCCCGCGCCCGCGTGCCGGCGGCGCGTTTCCTCAAGGAGGATATTGCGCTCTGGCGTCCGCCAGCATCGGCCGACGTCATTTTCGCAAACGCCACTCTGCATTTTCTGCCCGACCATCGCAGGCTGATCACGCGCCTCGTGGACTCGCTTGCGCCGGGCGGTCGCCTTGCGGTGCAGATGCCCGACAACACTTACGAACCATCCCATGCGGCGATGCGGATGGTTGCGGCGGATGGCCCCTGGGCCGATCGATTGGTGCCGGTCGCAAAATCGCTCACCGTGATCGGCCACGCCGAGGAATATTACGATCTCCTCGCGCCGCTCTGCCGCTTCATCGACATTTGGAAGACCGTTTATGTGCATCCGCTGGAGGGGCCGGACGATGTCGTTCAATGGTTCGAGGGGTCGGGCCTGCGTCCCTTTCTCGATTTGCTGAGCCCGCAGGAGAGCGCCGATTTTCTGGCGCAATACCGGGAACGATTGGCTCAGGCCTATCCGCGGCAGCCGAACGGCAAGGTGCTGCTGCGCTATCCCCGGCTCTTCTTCGTCTTGCAGAAATAA
- the queG gene encoding tRNA epoxyqueuosine(34) reductase QueG yields MTLESAIRAHALSLGFDACRITAAEAAPELGARLRAWLATGAHGDMGWMSETADRRADPKALWPEARSVVMLGANYGPASDPLAALAARSAGAISVYARHRDYHDIVKGRLKQLAAFMLKRAGGGDVKVFVDTAPVMEKPLAQRAGLGWQGKHTNLVSREFGSWLFLGAVFTTLDLAPDAPERDHCGACRACLDACPTQAFTGPYRLDARRCISYLTIEHKGPIPREFRAAMGNRIYGCDDCLAVCPWNKFAQVTREAKLTARSDLERPPLAELARLDEAGFRAFFSGSPIKRIGRARFLRNVLIAIGNSGEPALAEEAERLLGDPDPLIRGAAVWALARLAPQRLVALQGQRVAETAQTVRDEWAEETQFPKKTARA; encoded by the coding sequence ATGACACTCGAGAGCGCGATCCGCGCCCACGCCCTTTCCCTCGGCTTCGACGCCTGCCGCATCACGGCCGCCGAAGCGGCCCCCGAACTCGGCGCGCGGCTGCGCGCCTGGCTCGCAACGGGCGCCCATGGCGATATGGGCTGGATGTCCGAAACCGCCGACCGTCGCGCCGACCCGAAGGCGCTGTGGCCGGAGGCGAGAAGCGTCGTCATGCTTGGCGCAAATTACGGCCCCGCATCCGACCCCCTTGCGGCGCTCGCGGCGCGGTCCGCCGGCGCCATCTCCGTCTATGCGCGCCACCGCGATTACCACGACATCGTCAAAGGCCGCCTGAAGCAGCTTGCCGCCTTCATGCTCAAGCGCGCGGGCGGCGGCGACGTGAAGGTCTTCGTGGACACGGCCCCCGTGATGGAGAAGCCGCTCGCGCAGCGGGCGGGGCTCGGCTGGCAGGGGAAGCACACGAACCTCGTCTCGCGGGAGTTCGGCTCCTGGTTGTTTCTTGGCGCCGTCTTCACCACGCTCGACCTCGCCCCGGACGCGCCCGAGCGCGACCATTGCGGCGCCTGCCGCGCCTGCCTCGACGCCTGCCCCACTCAGGCCTTCACCGGACCCTATCGGCTGGATGCGAGGCGCTGCATTTCTTATCTCACCATCGAGCACAAGGGGCCGATCCCCCGCGAATTCCGGGCGGCCATGGGCAATCGCATCTATGGCTGCGACGATTGCCTCGCCGTCTGTCCCTGGAACAAATTCGCGCAAGTCACGCGGGAAGCGAAGCTTACGGCCCGGAGCGATCTCGAACGCCCGCCGCTCGCCGAACTCGCGCGCCTCGACGAGGCGGGCTTTCGCGCCTTCTTCTCCGGTTCGCCGATCAAGCGCATCGGCCGCGCGCGCTTCCTGCGCAATGTGCTGATCGCGATCGGCAACAGCGGCGAACCGGCGCTCGCCGAAGAGGCGGAGCGGCTGCTCGGCGACCCCGATCCGCTCATCCGCGGCGCCGCCGTCTGGGCGCTGGCGCGGCTCGCGCCCCAGCGCCTCGTTGCATTGCAAGGACAACGCGTCGCGGAAACGGCGCAAACGGTTCGCGACGAATGGGCAGAAGAGACACAGTTCCCTAAAAAAACAGCGCGGGCGTGA
- a CDS encoding sulfate/molybdate ABC transporter ATP-binding protein: protein MRWSPSASRPSSNGVTLTRSPHAAGATDPASQGAAIRIEGVEQDFGAFPALRNVSLDIRPGELVALLGPSGSGKTTLLRVIAGLNTPDRGQVYFDGRDATALPVQDRRVGFVFQNYALFKHMTVADNIAYGLRVRPRRLRPSREGIAARVGELLRFVQLEGLGERFPAQLSGGQRQRVALARALAIEPRVLLLDEPFGALDTRVRKDLRRWLRDVHKETGLTTVFVTHDQDEAMELADRVVVLNEGRIEQIGSPAELYDNPASPFVISFVGEAVALPVTIAEGHVKFGSRELHIDTHGLRSGPARVFFRPADIAVASQGEGELEGRVESLRRTPAGVRARIAIDGYDQTLEIDSPLEKAASPGDRVPLTLANARIFPASEEEDFIDAGEGI, encoded by the coding sequence TTGCGCTGGTCACCCTCGGCCTCAAGACCTTCCTCGAATGGCGTCACGCTGACGCGCTCGCCGCACGCGGCAGGCGCCACTGACCCGGCGTCGCAGGGCGCCGCCATCCGCATCGAGGGCGTCGAGCAGGATTTCGGGGCGTTCCCTGCTCTGCGAAATGTCAGCCTCGACATTCGGCCCGGAGAGCTCGTGGCGCTTCTCGGCCCGTCGGGATCTGGCAAGACGACATTGCTGCGCGTGATCGCGGGGTTGAATACGCCCGACCGCGGGCAGGTCTATTTCGACGGCAGGGACGCGACGGCCCTTCCCGTTCAGGACCGCCGCGTCGGTTTCGTGTTCCAGAATTACGCGCTCTTCAAACATATGACGGTCGCAGACAATATCGCCTATGGCCTCAGGGTGCGGCCGCGCCGGCTGCGCCCGTCGCGCGAGGGCATTGCGGCGCGGGTCGGGGAGCTCTTGCGCTTCGTCCAGCTCGAGGGGCTCGGCGAACGGTTTCCGGCCCAGCTTTCCGGCGGCCAGCGTCAGCGTGTCGCTCTGGCGCGCGCGCTGGCGATCGAGCCGCGCGTCCTGCTGCTGGACGAGCCTTTCGGCGCTCTCGACACGCGCGTGCGCAAGGATCTGCGTCGCTGGCTGCGCGACGTGCACAAGGAGACCGGATTGACGACGGTTTTCGTCACACATGATCAGGACGAGGCCATGGAGCTCGCCGACCGCGTGGTCGTGCTCAACGAAGGAAGGATCGAGCAGATCGGCTCCCCGGCGGAGCTCTACGACAATCCGGCGTCGCCTTTCGTGATTTCCTTTGTGGGTGAGGCGGTGGCGCTTCCGGTCACGATCGCCGAGGGGCATGTGAAGTTTGGGAGTCGGGAGTTGCACATCGACACGCATGGGCTGCGCAGCGGCCCGGCGCGGGTGTTCTTCCGACCCGCCGACATTGCCGTCGCGAGCCAGGGCGAGGGCGAGCTCGAGGGGCGCGTCGAAAGCCTGCGCCGGACGCCGGCCGGAGTGCGCGCGAGAATCGCCATCGACGGCTACGATCAGACGCTCGAAATCGACTCGCCGCTCGAAAAAGCGGCCTCGCCCGGCGACCGCGTGCCGCTGACGCTCGCCAATGCGCGCATCTTTCCCGCGAGCGAAGAAGAAGATTTCATCGACGCGGGAGAAGGCATTTGA
- the cysT gene encoding sulfate ABC transporter permease subunit CysT, with product MTSPTFAGRYARRFTAPSVIPGFSLTFGYTLLYLGLVVLFPLATLVWRSSGLGLSGLYQIAAEPRVAAALRVTFLMSFLAAAVDLVFGLIVAWALTRYSFPGRRLLDAFVDLPFALPTAVAGISLAALYAPNGWFGAPLAALGVKIAFTRWGILVALIFIGLPFVVRTVQPVLGELETELEEASATLGAPRLQTVARVLLPPLAPALLTGFALAFARGVGEYGSVIFISGNIAYVSEIAPLLIIVKLEQYDYAGATGIATIMLAISFVALLLINLVQAWSRRRFGHV from the coding sequence GTGACCTCCCCGACCTTCGCAGGCCGTTACGCTCGGCGCTTCACGGCGCCGAGCGTTATCCCCGGTTTCAGCCTCACCTTCGGCTATACGCTCCTTTATCTGGGGCTCGTCGTGCTGTTTCCGCTGGCGACGCTCGTGTGGCGGTCCTCGGGGCTCGGTCTGTCCGGCCTCTATCAGATCGCCGCGGAGCCGCGCGTCGCCGCCGCGTTGCGCGTCACTTTCCTGATGTCTTTCCTGGCGGCGGCCGTCGATCTCGTCTTCGGCCTGATCGTCGCCTGGGCGCTCACCCGATACAGCTTTCCGGGCCGGCGCCTGCTCGACGCCTTCGTCGATCTTCCCTTCGCCCTGCCGACGGCCGTCGCGGGCATTTCGCTCGCCGCGCTCTATGCGCCAAATGGCTGGTTCGGCGCGCCGCTTGCGGCGCTCGGCGTGAAGATCGCTTTCACGCGCTGGGGCATTCTCGTCGCGCTGATTTTCATCGGCCTGCCTTTCGTCGTGCGCACCGTGCAGCCGGTTCTGGGCGAGCTCGAAACAGAGCTCGAGGAAGCCTCCGCAACTTTGGGCGCGCCCCGGCTTCAGACGGTCGCGCGCGTTCTGCTGCCGCCGCTCGCGCCGGCGCTCCTGACCGGCTTCGCGCTCGCCTTCGCGCGCGGCGTCGGCGAATATGGCTCGGTGATCTTCATCTCCGGCAACATCGCTTATGTCTCGGAGATTGCGCCGCTGCTCATCATCGTGAAGCTCGAACAATATGACTATGCCGGCGCGACCGGCATTGCGACCATCATGCTGGCCATTTCCTTCGTCGCGCTCCTCCTCATCAATCTCGTTCAGGCCTGGAGCCGGAGGAGGTTCGGTCATGTCTGA
- the thiD gene encoding bifunctional hydroxymethylpyrimidine kinase/phosphomethylpyrimidine kinase, with product MTKIPKLLSIAGSDPSGGAGAQADLKTFSAFGCYGMAAITALTAQNTRGVTAAWPLAPDIVAAQISAVMSDIPPDAIKIGMVATPEIAAAVATALGEGPRNVVLDPVLVPTQGASLAAPGLERALIVTLLPLARLVTPNVFEAAALTDTPLARGVDDMAAQGRLLIEAGARAVLVKGGDLAGAPVDVLATDGETRLFHGRRVETRHTHGTGCALSSSIAAGLAKGDALIDAIAAAKVWLEGALAAAEALDLGEGRGPPHHFHAMWGR from the coding sequence TTGACGAAAATCCCCAAGCTCCTGTCGATCGCGGGCTCCGACCCTTCCGGCGGGGCCGGCGCGCAGGCGGATCTGAAAACCTTTTCCGCTTTTGGCTGCTACGGCATGGCGGCGATCACCGCCCTGACCGCGCAGAACACGCGGGGGGTGACGGCGGCCTGGCCCTTGGCCCCTGACATCGTGGCCGCCCAGATTTCCGCCGTCATGTCCGACATTCCGCCCGACGCAATCAAGATCGGCATGGTCGCGACCCCGGAGATCGCCGCCGCCGTCGCCACGGCGCTGGGCGAGGGGCCGCGCAATGTGGTGCTGGACCCCGTGCTGGTTCCGACCCAGGGCGCAAGCCTCGCCGCGCCGGGGCTGGAGCGCGCCCTGATCGTGACGCTGCTCCCCCTCGCCCGGCTCGTGACGCCCAATGTCTTCGAGGCGGCGGCGCTCACCGACACCCCTTTGGCGCGCGGCGTCGACGACATGGCCGCGCAGGGGCGTCTGCTGATCGAGGCGGGCGCGCGGGCCGTTCTGGTCAAGGGCGGCGATCTCGCCGGCGCGCCGGTCGACGTGCTGGCGACAGACGGCGAGACGAGGCTTTTCCACGGCCGGCGCGTCGAGACCCGGCACACCCATGGCACCGGCTGCGCCCTGTCCTCGTCCATCGCGGCCGGCCTCGCAAAGGGCGACGCGCTCATCGACGCCATCGCCGCCGCCAAAGTCTGGCTCGAGGGCGCGCTGGCGGCGGCCGAGGCGCTCGACCTCGGCGAGGGGCGCGGGCCGCCGCATCATTTCCATGCGATGTGGGGCCGCTAA